The following are encoded in a window of uncultured Pseudomonas sp. genomic DNA:
- a CDS encoding glycine zipper 2TM domain-containing protein produces the protein MNIFKLVSTGILLSALGLSGCSNMTHQEKSTAAGAAVGGVAGNLLCGGVLCTGAGAVVGGVIGHEMSKDKDNDKK, from the coding sequence ATGAACATTTTCAAGCTTGTCTCCACCGGCATTCTGCTTTCCGCCTTAGGGCTGAGCGGTTGCTCCAATATGACCCATCAAGAGAAGAGTACTGCCGCCGGGGCCGCTGTTGGCGGCGTGGCGGGTAACTTGCTCTGTGGTGGCGTGCTCTGCACCGGTGCGGGTGCTGTGGTGGGCGGCGTGATTGGTCACGAGATGAGCAAAGATAAGGACAACGACAAAAAGTAA
- a CDS encoding CAP domain-containing protein has translation MLGLLMVTGAQAADEAQLLELINSYRSEVQRCGAQASAELPPLTADPRLVQSIGRAGDLQQAMSAAGYPMVNVQAISLSGPRDAAAALEVLQQSFCKIVLDPQFVDIGIHQQGRDWRILLARPLLTARLGDWQAEGQQLLAQLNSARGHTRQCGNQTYAAAAPLQWNATLGSTAEAHSRAMANLNFFDHQDPDGRTPGDRAELAGYSGQRIGENIAAGLDTASKVIDGWLASPGHCATLMNPQFSELGAAYANDPKSDAGIYWTAMFGAP, from the coding sequence ATGCTGGGGCTGTTGATGGTCACGGGCGCGCAGGCCGCTGATGAGGCGCAGCTGCTCGAACTGATCAACAGCTACCGCAGTGAAGTGCAGCGCTGTGGCGCTCAGGCCTCTGCCGAGTTACCACCCCTGACGGCCGACCCACGCCTGGTGCAGTCCATCGGTCGCGCTGGGGACTTGCAGCAGGCGATGAGTGCGGCGGGCTACCCGATGGTCAATGTGCAGGCGATTAGCCTGTCTGGCCCACGCGATGCGGCGGCTGCGCTAGAGGTACTGCAGCAGAGTTTCTGCAAAATCGTCCTGGACCCGCAGTTTGTCGACATCGGCATCCATCAGCAGGGCCGCGACTGGCGCATTCTCCTGGCTCGCCCGCTCCTCACCGCCCGCCTGGGCGACTGGCAGGCAGAAGGGCAGCAGCTGCTCGCCCAACTCAATAGCGCACGCGGGCACACGCGCCAGTGTGGCAACCAGACTTATGCCGCCGCCGCACCGCTGCAGTGGAATGCCACGCTGGGCAGCACCGCCGAAGCTCACAGCCGCGCCATGGCCAACCTTAATTTCTTCGATCATCAAGACCCCGACGGCCGCACCCCTGGCGACCGCGCGGAACTGGCCGGCTACAGCGGCCAGCGCATCGGCGAGAACATCGCCGCCGGGCTGGACACGGCGAGCAAGGTGATCGACGGCTGGCTGGCCAGCCCTGGCCATTGCGCCACCCTGATGAACCCACAGTTCAGTGAACTGGGTGCGGCCTACGCCAACGACCCGAAAAGCGATGCCGGGATTTACTGGACGGCCATGTTTGGCGCGCCCTAA
- a CDS encoding HPF/RaiA family ribosome-associated protein, with amino-acid sequence MQIQVHSDKHIEGNARLVEWVSASVASKLERFDDEVTRIVVHLHDDNGAKAGAHDKRCQIEARPKGLQPLSVTHKSESLEQSIDGAIEKLHHALEHQFGKLRSKRATPLQADDEALDIPGQDALLREDFLAEEQLRALP; translated from the coding sequence ATGCAAATCCAAGTTCACAGCGATAAACACATCGAAGGCAATGCCCGTTTGGTTGAGTGGGTGAGCGCCAGTGTTGCCAGCAAGCTGGAGCGTTTCGATGACGAAGTGACGCGTATTGTTGTCCACCTGCATGACGACAACGGTGCCAAAGCCGGTGCGCATGACAAGCGCTGCCAGATCGAAGCACGGCCAAAGGGCCTGCAGCCGCTGTCTGTTACCCACAAGTCGGAGTCTCTGGAACAGTCCATCGATGGTGCCATCGAGAAACTGCATCACGCCCTTGAGCACCAGTTCGGCAAATTGCGCAGCAAGCGCGCCACCCCGCTGCAGGCCGATGATGAGGCCCTTGATATTCCGGGTCAGGATGCCTTGCTGCGTGAAGACTTCCTCGCCGAGGAGCAATTGCGCGCCTTGCCGTAG
- a CDS encoding ABC transporter permease — protein MNFYAIRAIYLFELARTWRTLLQSIATPVISTSLYFVVFGSAIGSSMTQVQGVSYGAFIVPGLIMLALLTESISNASFGIYMPKYSGSIYELLSAPVSYLEILIGYVGAAATKSIILGLVILFTARLFVDFEILHPFWMLAFLVLTALTFSLFGFIIGVWADGWEKLQIVPALIVTPLTFLGGAFYSISMLPPTWQTVTLFNPVVYLISAFRWSFYGVSDVNVGLSLAMILGFLLLCILAVGLIFKTGYRLKS, from the coding sequence ATGAATTTCTATGCAATCCGCGCCATCTACCTGTTCGAGCTGGCGCGCACCTGGCGCACCTTGCTGCAAAGCATCGCCACCCCGGTGATCAGCACCTCGCTGTATTTCGTGGTGTTCGGTTCGGCCATCGGTTCCAGCATGACCCAGGTGCAGGGCGTCAGTTACGGCGCGTTTATCGTGCCGGGGCTGATCATGCTGGCGCTGCTCACCGAGAGCATTTCGAACGCCTCGTTCGGCATCTACATGCCCAAGTATTCGGGGAGTATTTACGAGCTGCTGTCGGCGCCGGTGTCCTACCTGGAAATCCTCATTGGCTATGTCGGCGCGGCGGCCACCAAGTCGATCATTCTCGGCCTGGTGATCTTGTTTACCGCGCGCTTGTTTGTCGACTTCGAGATTCTCCACCCGTTCTGGATGTTGGCGTTTCTGGTACTCACCGCGCTGACCTTCAGCCTGTTTGGTTTCATCATCGGCGTCTGGGCGGACGGGTGGGAAAAGCTGCAGATCGTCCCGGCCTTGATCGTCACGCCACTGACCTTCCTCGGCGGCGCGTTCTACTCGATCAGCATGCTGCCGCCGACCTGGCAGACGGTGACCCTGTTCAACCCGGTGGTGTATCTGATCAGCGCATTTCGCTGGAGCTTCTACGGCGTCTCCGACGTTAACGTCGGCCTGAGCCTGGCGATGATTCTCGGCTTTCTGCTGCTGTGCATCCTGGCGGTGGGCTTGATTTTCAAAACCGGTTATCGGCTCAAGAGTTAA
- a CDS encoding ABC transporter ATP-binding protein — MQAVISIQQLSKTYASGHPALQNINLDIRQGEIFALLGPNGAGKTTLISIICGIVNPGSGRVLVGGQDIIKNYRAARSQIGLVPQELVSDVFESVWATVTFSRGLFGKKPNPAYLEQLLKDLSLWDKRDAKIFELSGGMKRRVMIAKALSHEPQIVFLDEPTAGVDVELRRDMWNMVRGLRERGVTIILTTHYIEEAEEMADRIGVISKGQIILVEDKQALMHQLGKKQLTLHLQQPLASVPAELARYALELADDGHALVFTFDAQSEHTGIAELLKDLAQHGIDFKDLQSSQSSLEDIFVNLVQESRR; from the coding sequence GTGCAAGCGGTGATCTCGATTCAACAACTGAGCAAAACCTACGCCAGTGGTCATCCGGCGCTGCAGAACATCAACCTGGATATTCGCCAGGGCGAGATTTTTGCCTTGCTCGGGCCCAATGGCGCGGGCAAGACCACCTTGATCAGCATCATCTGCGGCATCGTCAATCCGGGCAGCGGGCGCGTGCTGGTGGGCGGTCAGGACATCATCAAGAACTACCGAGCGGCGCGTTCCCAGATCGGCCTGGTGCCGCAGGAACTGGTCAGCGATGTGTTTGAAAGCGTCTGGGCGACAGTGACGTTCAGCCGTGGCCTATTTGGCAAAAAGCCTAACCCGGCCTACCTGGAGCAACTGCTCAAGGACCTGTCGCTGTGGGATAAGCGCGACGCGAAGATTTTCGAGCTGTCGGGCGGCATGAAGCGCCGGGTGATGATCGCCAAGGCGCTGAGCCACGAGCCGCAGATTGTGTTTCTCGACGAGCCCACCGCCGGCGTCGATGTGGAGCTGCGCCGTGATATGTGGAACATGGTGCGCGGCCTGCGCGAGCGCGGCGTCACCATCATCCTCACCACCCATTACATCGAAGAGGCCGAGGAAATGGCCGACCGCATCGGGGTGATCAGCAAAGGCCAAATCATTCTGGTGGAAGACAAGCAGGCGCTGATGCACCAGCTCGGTAAAAAACAGCTGACCCTGCACCTGCAACAACCGCTGGCGAGCGTCCCGGCCGAGCTGGCGCGTTACGCGCTGGAACTGGCGGACGACGGCCACGCCTTGGTGTTTACCTTCGATGCGCAGAGCGAGCACACCGGGATTGCCGAACTGCTCAAGGACCTGGCCCAGCACGGCATCGACTTCAAGGATTTACAGTCCAGCCAGAGTTCGCTGGAAGATATTTTCGTCAACCTTGTGCAGGAATCGCGTCGATGA
- a CDS encoding I78 family peptidase inhibitor, giving the protein MALRHALASLSLLALLAGCSSQQPAQSVAEISGDCTVEQLQGMRGQQASAKQIEELQLKANAKFVRVLAPGDAATLDYNLQRLNIYIDESETITRLTCG; this is encoded by the coding sequence ATGGCTCTTCGTCACGCGCTCGCCAGCCTTAGCCTGCTCGCCCTACTGGCCGGTTGCAGCTCGCAGCAGCCAGCACAGTCCGTGGCGGAAATCAGCGGGGACTGCACGGTCGAGCAACTGCAAGGCATGCGCGGACAACAGGCCAGCGCCAAACAGATCGAGGAGCTACAGCTCAAGGCCAACGCCAAATTTGTACGCGTACTGGCACCCGGCGACGCCGCCACCCTGGACTACAACCTGCAGCGCCTGAATATTTATATCGATGAAAGCGAAACCATCACTCGCCTGACCTGCGGCTAG
- a CDS encoding sigma-54-dependent transcriptional regulator translates to MRIHVTFIDRVGITQEVLALLGGRNLNLDAVEMVPPNVYIDAPTLSPEVLDELREALFKVHGVKAVSIVDILPGQRRHLQLDALLAAMTDPVLAVDSQGRVLLANPALLELCGQQPEGLGIGELFADPQLQTEMLAQGFRLPMREITLNGQALLLDAQPISESVDGGARHLAGGLLSLYAPSRIGERLAALHHDHAEGFDSLLGDSAPIRSLKTRAQRVATLDAPLLIQGETGTGKELVARGCHAMSTRRTAPFLALNCAALPENLAESELFGYAPGAFTGAQRGGKPGLLELANQGTVFLDEIGEMSPYLQAKLLRFLSDGTFRRVGGEREVKVNVRILSATHRDLEQMVNEGAFREDLFYRLNVLNLEVPPLRERGQDILLLARHFMQQACAQIQRLPCRLTPDTYPALLSNRWPGNVRQLQNVIFRAAAICESNLVQIDDLDIASTAVAAQQNEGDIHSLEAAVAEFEKALLAKLYPSHPSTRQLATRLHTSHSAIAMRLRKYGIPGNG, encoded by the coding sequence ATGCGTATTCACGTCACCTTTATCGACCGCGTTGGTATCACCCAGGAAGTGCTGGCCCTGCTCGGTGGGCGCAACCTCAACCTGGATGCGGTGGAGATGGTGCCGCCCAACGTCTACATCGACGCGCCGACCCTCAGCCCCGAGGTGCTCGACGAGCTGCGCGAGGCGCTGTTCAAGGTGCATGGCGTAAAAGCCGTGAGTATTGTCGACATCCTCCCCGGCCAGCGCCGCCATCTGCAACTCGACGCCCTACTCGCCGCCATGACCGATCCGGTGCTGGCAGTCGACAGCCAGGGCCGTGTGCTGCTGGCCAACCCGGCGTTGCTCGAACTGTGCGGCCAGCAGCCTGAGGGGCTGGGGATTGGCGAGTTGTTTGCCGACCCGCAGTTGCAGACCGAGATGCTAGCGCAGGGCTTTCGCCTGCCCATGCGCGAAATCACCCTCAACGGTCAGGCCCTGCTGCTGGATGCACAACCGATTAGCGAAAGTGTCGACGGCGGTGCGCGGCACCTGGCCGGCGGCCTGCTCAGCCTGTATGCGCCGAGCCGCATCGGCGAACGCCTGGCGGCGCTGCACCATGACCACGCCGAAGGATTTGATTCGCTGCTCGGTGATTCTGCGCCGATCCGCAGCCTGAAAACCCGCGCTCAGCGCGTTGCGACTCTGGATGCGCCGCTGCTGATCCAAGGCGAAACCGGCACCGGCAAGGAACTGGTGGCACGCGGCTGTCACGCCATGAGCACGCGACGTACTGCGCCGTTTCTGGCGTTGAACTGTGCGGCATTGCCGGAGAACCTCGCCGAAAGCGAGCTATTCGGCTACGCCCCCGGCGCCTTCACCGGTGCCCAGCGCGGCGGCAAGCCGGGGCTGTTGGAGCTGGCCAACCAGGGCACGGTATTCCTCGACGAAATCGGCGAAATGTCGCCTTACCTGCAAGCCAAGCTGCTGCGCTTTCTCAGCGACGGCACCTTCCGCCGGGTCGGCGGCGAGCGCGAGGTAAAGGTCAATGTGCGCATTCTCAGTGCCACCCACCGCGACCTGGAGCAGATGGTCAACGAAGGCGCGTTCCGCGAAGACCTGTTCTACCGCCTCAATGTACTCAACCTGGAAGTGCCGCCGCTGCGCGAGCGCGGCCAGGATATTCTGCTGCTGGCGCGGCATTTTATGCAGCAGGCCTGCGCGCAGATCCAACGCCTGCCCTGCCGGCTGACGCCGGACACCTACCCGGCCCTGCTGAGTAACCGCTGGCCGGGCAATGTGCGCCAGTTGCAGAACGTGATTTTCCGCGCGGCGGCCATTTGCGAAAGCAATCTGGTGCAGATCGATGACCTGGATATCGCCAGCACCGCAGTCGCCGCGCAACAAAACGAAGGCGACATACACAGCCTGGAAGCCGCCGTGGCTGAGTTCGAGAAAGCCTTGCTGGCCAAACTCTACCCCAGCCACCCCTCGACCCGGCAGCTGGCCACGCGCCTGCACACCTCGCACAGCGCCATCGCCATGCGCCTGCGCAAATACGGCATACCCGGCAACGGTTAA
- a CDS encoding circularly permuted type 2 ATP-grasp protein, translated as MPKSFYDEMYDNKGDPRAHYESFSRWLANTPPELLAQRRREADLLFHRAGITFTLYGDDQGTERLIPFDTIPRSIPRSEWKIIESGCIQRVQALNMFLTDLYHDQRIIKAGIIPPEQILANEGYQMAMQGLDLHRNLYAHIAGVDLVRDGDGTYYVLEDNLRTPSGVSYMLEDRKMMMRLFPELFASQRIAPIDHYPSMLLSTLKSSSPVDDPYVVVLTPGHFNSAYFEHAFLAREMGVELVEGADLFVRDDKVFMRTTAGPKQVDVIYRRLDDAFMDPLAFNPQSMLGVPGLLSAYRCGNVSLANALGTGVADDKSIYPYVPEMIRFYLSEEPILANVPTWQCRKTADLSHVLANLPELVVKETQGSGGYGMLVGPAASKAEIEDFRARLIANPAAYIAQPTLSLSTCPTFVEQGIAPRHIDLRPFVMSGRETRLVPGGLTRVALREGSLVVNSSQGGGTKDTWVVEE; from the coding sequence ATGCCCAAAAGTTTTTATGATGAGATGTACGACAACAAGGGTGACCCACGCGCCCATTACGAAAGCTTCTCTCGCTGGCTGGCGAATACGCCACCAGAGCTTTTGGCACAGCGCCGCCGTGAAGCAGATCTCTTGTTTCACCGCGCAGGTATAACCTTCACGCTTTATGGCGATGATCAGGGCACTGAACGCCTGATCCCCTTTGACACCATTCCACGCAGCATTCCACGCAGCGAATGGAAGATCATTGAGAGCGGCTGTATTCAGCGCGTGCAAGCGCTGAACATGTTCCTCACCGATCTGTATCACGATCAACGCATTATCAAAGCCGGCATCATCCCCCCCGAGCAGATCCTGGCCAACGAAGGCTATCAGATGGCGATGCAGGGCCTGGACCTGCACCGCAACCTCTACGCGCACATTGCCGGCGTAGACTTGGTGCGCGACGGCGATGGCACCTACTACGTACTGGAAGATAATTTGCGTACACCGAGCGGCGTCAGCTACATGCTGGAAGACCGCAAGATGATGATGCGCTTATTCCCGGAGCTGTTCGCCTCGCAACGTATAGCGCCGATTGATCACTACCCCAGCATGCTGCTCTCAACCTTGAAAAGCTCAAGCCCGGTTGATGATCCTTATGTTGTGGTGTTGACGCCAGGGCACTTCAACAGCGCCTACTTTGAACATGCATTTCTCGCCAGGGAAATGGGGGTCGAACTGGTCGAAGGTGCGGACCTGTTTGTACGTGACGACAAGGTGTTTATGCGCACCACCGCAGGGCCAAAGCAGGTCGATGTGATCTACCGGCGGCTGGACGATGCGTTCATGGACCCACTGGCGTTCAATCCGCAGTCAATGCTCGGTGTACCCGGGCTTTTGTCTGCTTATCGTTGCGGCAACGTATCCCTGGCTAATGCCCTTGGTACCGGCGTTGCTGATGACAAATCGATCTACCCCTACGTTCCGGAGATGATTCGTTTCTATCTGTCGGAAGAGCCAATTTTGGCCAACGTGCCGACCTGGCAATGCCGAAAAACCGCCGACTTGTCCCATGTGCTGGCGAATTTGCCGGAGCTGGTCGTCAAAGAAACCCAAGGTTCGGGTGGCTACGGCATGTTAGTAGGCCCGGCAGCGAGTAAAGCGGAGATCGAAGACTTTCGCGCGCGCTTGATCGCCAACCCCGCGGCCTATATCGCCCAGCCGACCCTATCGCTCTCTACGTGCCCAACCTTTGTCGAACAAGGCATCGCGCCACGGCATATCGACTTGCGTCCGTTTGTAATGTCGGGACGTGAAACCCGCCTGGTTCCTGGCGGCCTGACCAGAGTGGCACTGCGCGAGGGTTCGCTAGTGGTCAACTCGTCCCAAGGTGGCGGTACTAAAGACACTTGGGTAGTTGAAGAATAA
- a CDS encoding alpha-E domain-containing protein has translation MLSRTAASLYWMSRYLERAENLARMLDVSYSLSLMPHDQHGAGLDELAMSLKITGTFEQYQELHGDLDAERLLHFFALDGGNPGSIYCCLREARSNAHAVRGRITLEMWENINASWLEVREIADQGLCTYGIGPFCEWVKRRSNLFRGSAYGTSLRNDAFRFMRLGICIERADNTLRLLDSRYEMLGEDADNITDGSAYDYYQWSALLRALSAFEAFIEIYRGSPGKRKVAELLILHEDVPRSLRACVVEIKQILDELPERSGRPAQYKADEMEERLRHIGISKILSGGLHPWLSESIMQVRELARAINTAYLEVA, from the coding sequence ATGTTAAGTCGCACAGCCGCTTCACTGTACTGGATGTCCCGCTATTTGGAGCGCGCAGAAAACTTGGCGCGCATGCTGGATGTCAGTTATTCATTGTCCTTGATGCCCCATGATCAGCACGGCGCAGGGTTAGACGAACTGGCCATGTCGCTGAAAATCACCGGCACATTTGAGCAGTATCAAGAACTGCATGGTGATTTGGATGCAGAACGCTTGTTGCATTTTTTTGCCTTGGACGGCGGCAACCCAGGCAGCATCTATTGTTGCCTGCGAGAGGCGCGCAGCAATGCCCATGCGGTCCGCGGGCGCATCACTTTGGAGATGTGGGAAAACATCAATGCCAGCTGGCTAGAGGTTCGAGAAATTGCCGACCAGGGCCTATGCACCTATGGCATCGGGCCGTTTTGCGAGTGGGTTAAGCGCCGCTCAAACCTCTTCCGCGGCTCTGCCTATGGCACCAGTTTACGCAATGACGCGTTCCGCTTTATGCGTCTGGGGATTTGCATCGAGCGCGCGGACAACACCCTGCGCTTGCTCGACTCGCGCTACGAGATGCTTGGCGAAGACGCCGACAACATCACCGACGGCTCGGCCTACGACTACTATCAATGGAGTGCATTGTTGCGCGCACTGTCGGCGTTCGAGGCCTTTATTGAGATCTACCGTGGCTCGCCAGGCAAACGTAAAGTGGCCGAATTACTGATTTTGCATGAAGACGTACCACGCTCATTACGTGCCTGCGTCGTCGAGATCAAGCAGATCCTTGATGAACTGCCCGAGCGCAGTGGCCGTCCTGCGCAATACAAAGCCGATGAAATGGAAGAGCGTCTTCGCCATATCGGCATCAGTAAGATTCTCAGCGGTGGGCTTCACCCATGGCTGTCAGAGTCGATCATGCAAGTGCGTGAGTTAGCGCGCGCTATCAATACGGCTTATCTGGAGGTTGCATGA
- a CDS encoding transglutaminase family protein — translation MKLSISHDTTYSYEQKVRSSVQYLRLTPQNSERQKVIEWTLELPGAVRAQRDPYGNILHVLSLEEPHDSLVIHASGQVEIDTSFDGEHDTQAPQPFMRSTPLTEADAALRAFALQHCGERRDREALITLMHALAQSMPYQPGSTEVDSTAAEAFARGAGVCQDHAHAFLACVRSLGLAARYVSGYLCSEDSAHLASHAWAEVWLDGVWYSFDVTNGLSRPERHLKLAVGMDYLDACPVRGMRRGGGGEQMHARVQVSELNMQMQSQTQ, via the coding sequence ATGAAGCTATCCATCAGCCACGACACCACCTACAGCTATGAGCAAAAGGTGCGTTCAAGCGTTCAATACCTGCGCCTAACGCCGCAAAACAGCGAGCGGCAAAAAGTCATCGAATGGACACTGGAGTTGCCCGGCGCGGTCCGGGCGCAGCGTGATCCTTACGGCAATATTTTGCATGTACTGAGCCTAGAGGAGCCCCATGACTCGCTGGTGATTCACGCCAGTGGCCAGGTGGAAATTGACACCAGCTTTGACGGCGAGCATGACACGCAAGCGCCACAACCTTTTATGCGCAGCACGCCCCTAACCGAGGCCGATGCCGCACTGCGAGCGTTTGCACTGCAGCACTGTGGCGAGCGCCGAGACCGTGAGGCGCTGATCACGTTAATGCATGCACTGGCTCAATCGATGCCCTACCAACCGGGCTCTACCGAGGTCGACAGCACGGCTGCAGAGGCCTTTGCACGCGGCGCTGGCGTTTGTCAGGACCATGCCCATGCGTTCTTGGCGTGTGTGCGCAGCCTGGGACTTGCGGCGCGCTATGTGTCGGGCTACCTGTGCAGCGAGGACAGTGCGCACTTGGCCAGCCACGCGTGGGCAGAGGTCTGGCTTGACGGCGTGTGGTACAGCTTCGATGTCACCAATGGCTTATCACGCCCCGAGCGTCACTTGAAGTTGGCGGTGGGAATGGACTACCTCGACGCTTGCCCGGTAAGAGGCATGCGCCGTGGTGGTGGCGGTGAGCAAATGCATGCGCGCGTGCAAGTCAGCGAGCTGAACATGCAGATGCAGTCGCAGACTCAGTAA
- a CDS encoding transglutaminase family protein yields the protein MSSNHEDATAPIAYRVLHETHYTYAYQVSLSQQYLHLSPRDFPYQQCESQHIQIDPQPEHEQSRLDYFGNLTRHVTLTEPHHTLSVLSDFRVTVSPRPGLEQIQGSQAWESLAQSMQLAPEPESLEALPFLFDSPHILCDTALADYARQSFTPGRPHLEATLALTQQIFDEFEFDPSATDIATPLLEVLAGRRGVCQDFAQLMIGCLRSLGLPARYISGYILTHPAPGQPRLIGADASHAWVSVFCPNLGWVDFDPTNRCLVKHEHITLGWGRDFSDVTPLRGVVLGGGEQTLEVKVTVLPADEALPEA from the coding sequence ATGAGCAGTAACCATGAGGACGCAACCGCGCCCATCGCTTACCGCGTGCTCCATGAAACGCACTATACCTATGCGTATCAGGTGAGCCTTTCGCAGCAGTATCTGCATTTAAGCCCGCGCGACTTTCCTTACCAGCAGTGTGAGTCTCAGCATATTCAGATCGATCCGCAGCCTGAGCATGAACAATCACGGCTGGATTATTTTGGCAACCTGACCCGTCATGTCACGCTCACCGAACCCCACCACACGCTGAGCGTGCTGTCTGACTTTCGAGTGACAGTCAGCCCACGCCCCGGACTTGAGCAGATACAAGGCAGCCAAGCGTGGGAAAGTCTGGCGCAGAGCATGCAGCTTGCACCTGAGCCAGAGTCCCTCGAGGCGCTGCCCTTTCTTTTCGACTCGCCACATATTCTGTGTGATACCGCGTTGGCCGACTATGCCCGGCAAAGCTTTACCCCGGGCCGCCCCCACCTAGAGGCGACACTGGCATTAACTCAGCAGATCTTCGACGAGTTTGAATTCGACCCCAGCGCCACGGATATCGCCACCCCACTCCTTGAGGTGCTGGCCGGGCGGCGTGGCGTTTGCCAGGATTTTGCCCAGTTAATGATTGGTTGCTTGCGCAGTTTGGGCCTACCGGCGCGCTACATCTCAGGCTACATCCTGACCCACCCGGCACCGGGGCAGCCGCGCTTGATTGGCGCCGATGCCTCCCACGCATGGGTGTCGGTATTCTGCCCTAATTTGGGCTGGGTCGATTTCGACCCCACTAACCGTTGCTTGGTTAAGCATGAGCACATCACCTTAGGCTGGGGCCGCGACTTCAGTGATGTCACCCCGCTGCGCGGGGTGGTACTGGGTGGCGGCGAGCAGACCCTAGAGGTCAAGGTGACGGTCCTCCCGGCGGACGAAGCGCTACCTGAAGCCTAG